A window of the Methyloprofundus sp. genome harbors these coding sequences:
- a CDS encoding indole-3-glycerol phosphate synthase has product MTDTPDILKKILATKAEEVAKRKLRMSIVDLQAIIDDTEAPRGFARALQEKALTKKPAIIAEIKKASPSKGIIRENFKPVEIAMDYAMSGASCLSVLTDKEYFKGGEVNLQMARQACPLPALRKDFMIDPYQIHESRALGADCILLIVAALSDTQMHELADTTKQLGMDILVEVHDKAEMERALALDTPLMGINNRDLRTFETSLQTTLDLKAMVPSDRLVITESGIHTPADVQLMMDNEVYTFLVGEAFMRAEQPGAKMRELFNL; this is encoded by the coding sequence AAAACGTAAATTGCGTATGAGCATAGTTGATTTACAAGCTATTATTGATGATACCGAAGCGCCGCGTGGCTTTGCCCGTGCTCTGCAAGAAAAAGCATTAACTAAAAAGCCAGCCATTATTGCTGAAATCAAGAAAGCATCACCCAGCAAAGGCATCATTAGAGAAAACTTTAAGCCTGTTGAGATTGCAATGGATTATGCAATGAGCGGTGCAAGTTGTTTGTCAGTATTAACAGATAAAGAGTACTTCAAAGGCGGTGAAGTCAATTTGCAAATGGCGCGTCAGGCCTGCCCTTTACCTGCTTTACGTAAAGATTTTATGATTGATCCTTATCAAATCCATGAGTCACGTGCATTAGGTGCAGATTGTATTTTGTTGATTGTTGCGGCTTTATCAGATACACAAATGCATGAGCTTGCTGATACAACTAAACAATTAGGCATGGATATTTTGGTGGAAGTGCATGATAAAGCAGAAATGGAACGCGCTTTAGCACTAGATACACCACTGATGGGTATTAATAATCGAGATTTACGCACTTTTGAAACCTCGTTACAAACGACTTTAGATTTAAAAGCAATGGTGCCTAGTGATCGTTTGGTCATTACAGAAAGTGGCATCCATACACCTGCCGATGTGCAGTTAATGATGGATAATGAAGTTTATACTTTCTTGGTAGGTGAAGCATTTATGCGTGCCGAGCAACCAGGTGCGAAAATGCGTGAACTGTTTAATCTATAA